The Plasmodium knowlesi strain H genome assembly, chromosome: 14 region AAAGTTACTTGCTTAGGTGCCTTTTCCATAATTATATTAAAACTTAAATGAaatggtttaaaaaaaaaaaaaaaaaatggccaaGGTAATTCAAAAGATTgaagtgtgaaaaaaaaaaaaaaaaaaaaagagattacaTGATAAAATCTTCAAAAGGTTTTTATAAATCTCCTTATACGTTGTTCACACACATATGCGCAgtcctttttctttaaatttgtCACTAATTtggaataaatttttcttaaaaaggaaagaattttCTAAATTCTCTAGCAGAATATTATAGAAAAGCCAATAgatacggaaaaaaaagaaaaaaaaaaaaaaaaaaaaagcaaaagggagagtggaaaaattacgctacatttaaaaatatgtaattATGTGTAAATCAATAATAAAGCGAAATAGTTtccaggggggggaaaaaaaaaaaaagtatacacATCTGCTTATATGCGTGGATATATACACAATACGTATACGCGTGTAAAAATGTGCCTATACcacatgagaaaaaaaaaaaaaaaaaaaaaaaaaaacacacacacaaaagtAGTAATAATAAACTCTAAAAACACATATTACTTCAAAAAGTGTTTTTCCCTCTTGTGTAATTTCAAATTTGTTGAATTTTACTAAAAAGAGGGGCCAGgaatattgcaaaaaaaagaaaaaacgagaACTCTAAGCAGCTCTTATTTTGAAGAAgctgaaaaggagaaagtgtAAAATGTgttacaaaaaggaaatatttttttttttttttttttttttttgtcccactaaatacaaaatgattaaaataaaaatgtgtaaaacttagcttgaaaaataataaaaatacgagcagaaaataaaaatgataaaaggtTCTATATTCCCTATTACGGGATCATTTAATTTGTGTGTAAATTGAGGCGAAACTGCAACTCAGCTATTTCACAAATTCATGTACAGGTATTTAAATTATGCTATGCAATACTTTTACCACTAAACCAATAAGGGGAAGGGAGCCTGCTCACCGGTATCATAACAAGTACGCATAAGTACATGATCCTTCGCGCCGGTACGTGCATACCAGTATATTAGCATAGGCACATAGGAACGTTTGCACACGTCCCTCTTCAGGGGAATTTCCTTACACACATTTATATGCCTTCCTTGTACATACGCACCAGGCGCGTAGAAATTACCAATTTCAACAGCTACTTAGCATTTCTAAAATAGGCTCACCCCTCCTTGAAACTCAGCTAAATTCGAatacacttaaaaaaataaacagacATGACTACAGTtattaaacataaaaaaatgaccagACCCGTGACATAGATAAAAGCAAATTCATGTTCCTCCAGCTTTATTTTCAAGTTCATGCCAAAAActcctgaaaaaaaaaaaaaaaaaaaaaaaaaaaaaaagagtatcAAATGAGATAACTCCTTCGCCTAACCCATGAGCGCAGTTGGCATACGACACTTTTCCATGCTCTCTACATCGCTACTCCGCTACGCCGTTAGGTTGTTGCGCCCAATATAAGCGCGCATAATTAGGGCAATTCCTCAAAAGACGAGGAAACTCTCAACATGACTAACCTGTTATGAGTGTTCCTATACCAAAGCCAGAATTAATTAGACTGATAACTATATCCATCCGTATCAAATTATTCCTAGAAAGAGACAAATCCGATACTAATTTGTTTTCCAAGTTCTGCATTAACTCATATAAATGCTTCACTTGATCATGTATCTGATGAAGCTCTTGATCGAAATATTCAAGGAGCATTTGCAGATCTTGATTCGTTGACTCCTTATTGTCTTCCTCCCCATTAATAGGGTTAAAATAACACTTGGttagttccatttttttcaaatccgCATTATTTTCTGATATTTCGTGAAAAGCTTTAATGAATGAatttactttatttattaaaatattgGTTGGTTCCTTTAAGTTATGCAAATTTGTCAGCACATCTTGATAATTGGTAACTTTTAATGTAAATTTAATGTCTGCAAAATCCTTACTTAAGAGCTTCATTTCTGCATTTAAATGTTCAATTGTACTTGAAAAAACACATTCGAGGGCACTAAATTCAAAGGGTCTTTTCTCCATAATTTTCGTGTCCACTTTATATAAATTGGTATATTTTTTGGATACATTACATAACTTCTTTATTAGATCATCTCGaattaaatcttcttttatgaCTAGGAAAACACTAGAGTGTAAAATGATACATGTTAATGGTGGCAAGGATACCAGTATGGCATTTAACCGGGCTTCTATGCTTGCTATATTGTTATTTTCTGCAAGTAGTTGTTTGCAGTCACGATAGTTTATTAAGCCACTTTTCTGttttatataatttatgTGGCAACATTGTTTCACTCTTTTCAATAACTCCGTGCATAAATATTCCCTTATGAAACACTTTCCACCAAAAATTTCTACTATTACGTGTCTTTTTAATTTGCTCAACTGAATTAGGTAATCGTTTTCGTGAAGTATTCCCTCCAGTTTAAGATTGGACTCCCTCTTTGCCGCGTCCATGTTGAAATTATAATTCAGGTTGTAATTGCTGTGATTGCCATTATGATTGCCGTGGTTGCTCTGACCGCTTGAGTTGTTGTTGCTATTGCACAGCGAGTTACGTATCCTGGCCTTCAGATCTGCGTTGTCGTCATTCAGATAATACTTTTCCCTATTTATAAATGTGGAGCTATTTACCGAATTCTCCATCCTTGAAATGGTATCCAGATCATCTTTGTCCTTCTTATAACGGTTAATTAGCTTGTTCTTCAAGTTGTACTCATATGTGTTTTTCTCGAAACTTGTGGTATTCACAatgtcatcatcgtcattgAAATCGAGCTCGTCGCAATCGTAGTCGCGCTTTAGGCATTCCCCGTTGTCCTTGAGCGTAAAAGATTCATAAGACATTTTAAACGAAGCCAGAGGTACTCACAGCGAAAATGCGTTCAAAATTCCACTAAAATGGGACAACAAAGCACACAGGCCAAGTaacaatggaaaaatatatttgtatatatactaATGTATAATATTAAAGAACGATAATTTACCCAAATGGGTTATAACAACATGatgaacaaattttgtaCTCATGCGTATGCACATGCATGTACATGTCAGCTTGGCCATAAggccctttccttctcagcGCACACAAAGGGAGGAGGCACTCCGAAAGTCAAAAAATCGAGCacattaaaagaagaaggcaTTCCAAGAATGTCACTAATTTTTCCGTTTGTACATTAATAAAACGCGGAGGATGGCCATATTCGGCAGATTAACTCAAAGAGACTAATAAACCCAGTAAACAAGGTAAAGTGTCATGTAAAAgcaatatatttaaaatgggggggaaaaaaaagaaaaaaaaaaaaaaaaaaaaaaaaaaaaaaaaagaagtccTGTTTAGGAACATTCTAAAAAAGATTGCTTAAGTATATACACACCTGTAAATGCATATCTTTCTGCGTCATCGCAAGCCCCTTTTGGCATGTTATCAAATTGTATATGCGCGGAAGCAAATTTTTACTTGGGCAAAATAGCAAATTTGGTTAGGaggaaaatgtgcaaaatgtTCAGGTGCATAAACGCTtaaacatacacatataaaatGATAAGCAATATTTCATTCCATATGTGTAATACGCATGCACATGTGTGAAGGGCAcccaaggaaaaaacaagagCATTACTTATACgcgaaaattaaaaaaatgagtaaaagagaaaaatttaaaactCCTCACTCCTCGCCACATGTATGCAAATGTTCTTCCATCATGTCCTCAATTCGATAATCCAAAAAAAGTGTGCACGGGCATCCACGTATTCACTTTAAAAAACGTCTCCTTTGTCATTTCACAGGTGTAATGCGTCACATGCCATTTATCTGCCAATTATGCCTTGCCATAATTGTCATGGCTACACTTCCGTAAAGAGGGACTAAAAATTTTGCTCTTCCTTATGGGTGTGTGTAAATATCCATGTTGTGCAAATgtttgttgcctttttttattttcccctttttgccaTTTCCCAAATGGTCATAATATTTGGCACCCCAACAGGAAAATAactacattttaaaaagggagtTAAACAGCTAAAAGAGCGCAACCTGAATTGTTCTCAAAAGAAGGTGTTTTATTTACatcattttatttgcatcattttatttacatcattttatttacatcattttatttacatcattttatttatttttaagtgtTACAAATGTTGCCACAGGGGTCACATGTGTTCATAATGGTATATCCGATTCGGTGTCACTGTTGCGCTTGGTGTACCATCCTTGGATCACGCACttgtcgtttttttccttaactgTTCTGCTTCTTGCCAGTTTGTTCAAAAAGaaactccccttttttccgcCTTGCATGAAATATGATTACGTCGGAGTAGCTTTTACAAAATGGTGTTCACTGTCACGCAAAAATTTTTCcgtgagaaaaaatgaagaggcaACAaatgaaacgaaaaaaaaagaaaaggcaaacaTGACGCGAAAGCAaccatggaaaaaaaaaaaaaaaaagtcaatgTTGTAGGATCTTTACAAACGCTTATTTTGATGAAGCCACATTTTAATGCTTACCATTTTTGCTCATCTATAATGAATGGTTTCTCCACAGTTGTCACCCActcaaaagaaggaatataaaaagtaTGCCCAAATatgtgcaaataaaaaaaggaaaaaatatataattcccTTTTGCGCatttaaacaaaacattcctACTTTAGCGTAGCAGATGGAAATTTCCAATACAACattaagaaaataaagataaatgaaaaaaaaaaaaaaacattctgtatgtatattttcgACGTTAAGGAAATAAGAAGacaaattttctttcatccCCAGGAGCATTACTTCCCCGCACTTCATCATGAATAACGATTCCGGCGTTTCGTAAAATTTGCCCATTTTGTAACTCAACTGAGGAATCTTCAactggaaaattttccaagAATTGAACTTCCAATATGTTCGTGTATATTCGCGTCCAACTCGTCCACCGCTTAATCAGCTAAGGGGATTTTACACCTTCGTACAGTCAAGcatgcatatgcacatataaatatatatgctcaGATGCACCACCCCTCCATATACATTGTGTATTCCCTGGATCAAATAGCTGCATGCgcaaaatgagcaaataTAAGGGCTCCCTACTTACAGTACTGATAGGCAGTACAATCGGGTGGAACTTGAACAGGCTATATCGGCAAAACGAATTGAGTATGCATGGGGTTAGGAACAACCATGATATAATCGTAGTTAGACAAGTGAACATTTCTGATAAAAACAACCCGGACAATTACCTCCACAATCAAAACAATACAAACACGAGCATCAGGCAGAACCCCCAGTCAGTCATTTTAAACGAAAAGGAACTACTAAATTTGGTGCAGAATTTTAATCATATCAATCGAAAACACAAGGGATTCTGCGAAACTAGCATCTTCAAAAATTCTACCTTCTCAAACACAAATAACGAACATAACGGTGAAGACAGTTTTAACACATACTTGATAATagacaaatggaaaacaaaaagggaattcgAAAAATCCAAAAAGGAGTTCGAAAAATTGTTTGCACACAAAAATCACctatatgataaaaaaatggaagatatTTATCTTAACTATGAAatgtataataataattacgAAACTGTCTCTgcacaaaatattttccagAAATTGTATTACTTTATTTTTGACTAGATCGATTCGCTAATTTTTGCAAGAGCGAATTCTTCTTTATGTTGTGTACTGCCTCGTTTTATACCGAAATGCCatatcccccttttttttttttgaggacaCACCTAACAAATCAAGCTTTAAGCGCAGTAGTTACATGGCCTTTTTTTGCCATGGTCTCCCCTATAacatctttcccttttttgccaTTCATAAAGGGAAGTAATTAAGCATAATATCATCTGTGAATAAAGGCTAATGAGCTACGTACAAATGACACATCACACTGATGTGTTAAAGCCCTACTACTCATTCTGgtgcaggggggggggaaattcaaaaaggggaaggaaaggtttAATAACCCATTCGaacaatacaaaaaaatacgttctcttatgctttaaaaaaagaaacataagAAATGattaaaatggggaaaactAAAATGcgataaaagagaaaataaattcgtAAAACATTTagcaagtaaaaaaaaaaaaaaaaaaaaaaagaaaaaaaaaaaaaggttctcCTTCCGAATTACCATTCATCACGTGGGCATTTCTTATACTCCCTTTTAGGGACCTCCATTCAATACCCTTTTTCACGATTTGACAAAATACTTGGCAATGGAATCATCAGATAAGAACGAATTCTGAGCTTCACAATCTTCGACAGGATCTACTTTAAATCTCAAAAGGGCAGATGGAATTAGGTTGCAATCGGACAGCCTTTTCTTCGGGTCAAATTTACATATCCCAGGAGTTTCATAGATGAACCATTTCTTGGACGCCACCGATGGGTTCAGGAACTAACGGGAGATGTTAAGGAAAGGTGGCGCACGGAAATGTTTTCACAGAATGAAGGAAGTCATACAAAAACGTACCTTCGTGAAAtgtgaaatggaaaaatagtCTTAAGGAGGGCAAAAACTAACCAACAAATGGGATAGATACAAAtgatattttctcttttttttttttttttttttcctcccatcTAGTGGGTATACTAAAAAAAGTGTTTTcccgaaattttttttttttccccaactTGTGAGAACTCCCTTTTCTGGCttaccttttttatattctcaTTCACTTCACGTATTAGGGTCCCAGCCGAGAAGGACATTTCAAGGACATAAGAATCAGGGAACAATATTTTCAAAACCGCCTTTGAATAAACCTTCCTTGTGGATATTTTCTCCAACTCCAGTTTGGTCTTCGACTTGAAGGTCTGTTCTTTGTACATGTTTTTAATATTGGGGATAAGAAATGCTAAATCTTCTGAGCgctcttccttttcagaATCTGACGAAATATTACTTCCACCTTTAGGTGCATTCGGCTGAAAACGATATATTTTTGGATTCAAGTCGACGGTCTGATTCATCAGTTTCTCCATTTGCTCCTTCTTCTCGCGTAGCAGCTTGTCTATTTGTTCATCGccttttattttgcccttctttAGGGTATCCACACAGACGATGTTGGATTTAAAGGGGTCAAAGGCAGCCTTGGGAGGACTATCAATTTTTATGGAATCCTTGGCTATATGTTGCAAACTCTCATAAATACACAGTAACAACAAAGTGTCTACTCTCTCCATCACGTAAAATACATGCACTTCTACAAAACCTATGGAGAGTAAAAAATTTCTAGCCTCTGGATATAtcaatattttccttttcattatATCATTGTTAGATTTCAAAATTCTTGTATTTAAAGCATTTggattatttaaaatattttttacaattttgcaTAAAATTGGTATAATACTTTTTAAATCATCAATATTGATATTTTTCAGCTTCTCCGTTTCGTTAATACATTTAATGGTACTGATTTTCTCCTCCGAATAGCTACGGCAGCCATATTTTTCGTCCTCGTAGGACAAGTAAAAAATGTCTTCCTTGGGAATCTCTGTAACGTTACATTCAATCATTTTCTCTAGTTTATCTTTATcatattttataaatgaactttttattccttccccattttctGCCACCTTCACACTTATGCCTGTTCCGCCTTTCCTTTTACCCACGTTTTTATCATCCACATTATTCCAACCTGATCTGCCAATTCTTTCGCTGATTTGATTCGTCACTTCATAATCTTCTCGAAGTGTTTGGTGGCTACTCCCGCATTCGTCCATAGCACTCTTCTTTAGCTTCTTATGCAAATTGCTTAAACCTTGTtgattatttaaaatgttaaagTTGGATATATCGTCACCATTTTGATGTCCTAACTCCCTCGGAACCCTCTTTTCACTGGATCCTATTTTACCTACGTTGTTTGACAGGTCTCTATCACAATGTTCTGTACTTTTATCATCTTCCTTCCTAATTCCCAACTCCTTCTTAATTTCCTCCAGCAACCGTATCGGTATTTTTAGCTTATTCCATTCGTCTTCCCCTAGATTCTTCAAACTCTCCAGCGAATCTAGCCAATTGTCTTCCACAATGATTTTGATAAATGGCTTCAGCTGCTCCGGGCCCTTGTTGATTTTCTGCCCCACGCGTAGCAGCAATTTTACGACTTCGTTTTCTGCGTCCATTCTGGGACACTTTCTTTCAGCAACTCGGCAAATTGTCACCTTGCCAACTTGCCAAACTTGGCGGCTGTGCAATTTGCAAATTGGCTCCTTTTCTGGCACCCAGTTTTAgctcacagaaaaaaaaaaaaacttaggCCCATCTCACAATGGATTAATCACATGAAGGTAGCGCTTACCCCTCGTGCAGCGGTAAAAGATTTATAATTACAGACTGGGACtaacccctccccccctagTGTACTACTCTATCGATAGCATGAAAAATTTCAAGTAGTACTGCAACTTTTGCATGGATGctaaaattttacacatgcAATTCACGTTTAACGAGGGACCCTTTTACACCCCCCTTATTATCTAATTAGGATTATTACCCTTGATTTAGAGaggagagaacaaaaaaagttgtCAAAGAAGCGTGTCACAACATGCaaatatacacacaaatgtgaatatatgcatatatttggCACGATCATATATGCTCATGTTTCATATGAGGGtacgcttcttttttttttttttggtcactgcgaaaaattttcaacatcAGAAAGGTGCCTACTTGGTGGAGCACAAAAACATATACGAAACGTAGGTGTgtgaattttcctttttttttttttaatgctgCTCCTCTTTTTGGTAATTCCTACTATTCGATAGAAATGCATTCCACAGGCGCAATAGCGCAATCTGTTTCTGCAAAGTGGGTAAATTTGctgctatattttttcttttttctttttctttttcttttttctttttctttttcttttttcttttttttttttttttgcacctctcgaaaaaataaagctgATCTGTTTCTGCCAACTCTAAGTCCATTTCcataaaatgtatttttttttcaaaattttctattccttctccGCTTAATCAATCCTGCAAATCGTActtgtaatttatttttttttctatatcgACCACATGatactttttaattatacatatgtaacaCATAATCTTGCGTATAAATGCACAACCGCTAAttgctttcttttctccttcgtcCGGTATGCTCCTCCTGCcattttataaatatatgagaAACTGCTAGGtattcaccaaaaaaaaaaaaaaaaaaaaaaaaaaaaaaaggaagaaaaaaacctcCCCTATGGCAAATCAAATGCCTTTATCTTCCCTCGCTCCAAAGCCAACTGTTAAATTCATGCTAAagtgaaaattttccaaaaggaaaaaatggccaaTTCCTTTATGCTACAAAATAGTGTGCTtaatattttggaaaaagagagatgactttttttttttttttttttttttttgtgtgtattttcACTTATTTTTGCAGCTTCACATTTTATAAACAAATTAGAAGCTCCCCGTCCTGCGAATTTCCCATGTGTATAATCCTTCGTGTGCTTCATTTTACAGGCGCATGCCAgtttccaaaaaataaacaattgCTTTCCGAACCctcaaagtggaaaatattattccaatttgttatttcccccccccttctggATGCTTCAAGAGGCGTTTCCCATcctcttttccatttgaagCTCCCGAATTGCTGCACCTACGCCCAAGTTTTCATCTCCAATTGTACACGCCTTAGCATAATCGATATGTTCTACATATGTAGAAGTCTaaatgggcaaaaaaaatCCCCTTACGATATTATGTATAGGGACAGACGCTACACATATAATTTATGAACCCCCAAGAGTTGTACAAAATgacgaaaaaataattacacaGCTTCTCCTTAAAGCTTATAAATCatgtttaggaaaaaaaacgtgtaATCAAAAACTGTTAAACTTTCTATTAAAAAGGATAACATTTTAATGCAcagtaaatatatatatatatatgtgtatatgtatatataataaataaaaaaaataatgtaccCTACAGTACAATTAACACATAAATACAAAATCAGATGAAATCAAAATTCCCGTTGTCGTCGTCGTCGTCCCTAAGTAGGAGGCAATTCACTGAATTtcgattttcttttttttctcgggAAGTACATCCTTCTTCGGAAtgtcaatttttaaaacccCATCCTTAAAGGTGGCCTTAATATTGTCTTCGCACACATTTTCGGGGAGCTGAAAAGACCTATAAAAAGAAGTCTGTGATCTTTCCTTGACATAATACCTCTGTTCATCATCCCTCGtctcttctgtttttttaaagtcTCCACTAACTTCCAAATTTCTGTTATATAAATTAATCTGTACATTATCTTTGCTCAATCCAGGAACGTCTATTTTTATCTCAATCTCTTTGTCCTTATCAACGACGTCCATTGGTGGAACATTTTTGAATCTATCCATTAAAAATTGAGGctttccaaaaaataaatcgttCCTTCTGGCATCCCCTAAATCATAATCTAAGAGGGATCTCCTGCTGGGAAAATATTTGGAAAGCTCATCACTAAAATAATGAGTTCTCATTGAATTCATCATTCTGCTCATGTCCTCGTGGTATCTGTCAATTCTTTTCATTTGCTCATTCATGCATTCGAAGAAATTATTGAACATTCCGCCTTTGTCCATCGTCACCTCATCCTTCCTCTCGTGTGTATCGGACTTGGTTATGTCGTTCATTACCATTTTTGCGCAAACGGAAAGGAGAGCAGCAAGGGCCTGCAATGTACGCACGCCGCaaagtaaatatatataatatatttaatatatatatttaatatatataatatataaatttaatgtttatatttaatgcatatatttatgtggcttttttttttttttttctgctgatCTGTTGTAGGCAGGGTATTTCACAATATCTGCGCTTGTAGAAGGCAACTCACAAAGTGGGTGACCTGCTTGTGCACGTCCCACAGtcttatgtaaaaaaataagaatgccCCAACACTTTGGAGTCTTACCAAATGTgaacctttaaaaaaaaaaaaaaggaggtaaaTTCTGAAATAACAAAAAACGAAGTGTAAATAAAGCaaggaattaaaagaagggggaaCAAATTTCGGCTACAtgaaaacttaaaaaaaaaaaaaagaaaaaaaaaaatccaataaatgaatttattttcgtaaatttttcttctatttttttaccccaAATTTGCATATAACGGAATTCCGCAATTtcggtgtttttttttttttttttttttttttttccttcttccataCATGCATGGAgccaaaaagggagaaaaaacaattccTATGTGCAATGGAAAGTATTACCCTACTTCAACTCCTCATTTTCACGCATGAGCACAAAATGGATATCACCTTAATGGATATATTTTGTGCATATGTCTCGCCCAGGAATCTTTCGTTCTATTACCCATGTATTGCCTCCAATTGGCAACCTATATCTGTGGACTAtatgaggggggggggaccaCTGTTCGCAAACTTTcataaattaatatatacatatatatatatgtgcatacatatatatatgcgtttTTGTTGGCGTTTCCGCTCGGTGGGTATGTTTTCCTCACCAGACTGGTCCTcagtttgttcttttttaaaacttcGCATACATATCGCACTCACTTTTACGCACCCactttttgtaaataaaaaaaggcccCATCACATGCTCATGTAGAAGACCACTGCTTGCATGCAAAGTTGATATGCCatcagaaaaggaagagtaccttgaggggaaaaagacgTTTTTCGAAATAGTGCAGTCCGGATATTtcgaaaagaaaacgaaaatcaTGGGTGTCATCAATTCTTCCGTTCTACACAAGCATTCCATAGATATAACgtcctatttttttgtccatgTTACAAATTGGCTAGTGtattagaaaaagaaagcaaaaaaaaaataaaataaaataaaataaaataataggGGCTTTTATGCTTGGCCCTATATTCTAATCGACGCGCTCGTCGGGCTGGGTGTGCCTCATATGTACTAATATAAGCTGATAGGACTGTACGATATAGCCCTAGGACGGTAGTATGATAATACAAtatttgctccttttttcttcttctttctcaaCAGGATcaatgagaaaaattaaaaacactAAAACGCCAATGTGACCGTGGCAAAATTACCCCACTGAAAACATTAACATAGACTTAAGTGTGAC contains the following coding sequences:
- a CDS encoding CorA-like Mg2+ transporter protein, putative, encoding MSYESFTLKDNGECLKRDYDCDELDFNDDDDIVNTTSFEKNTYEYNLKNKLINRYKKDKDDLDTISRMENSVNSSTFINREKYYLNDDNADLKARIRNSLCNSNNNSSGQSNHGNHNGNHSNYNLNYNFNMDAAKRESNLKLEGILHENDYLIQLSKLKRHVIVEIFGGKCFIREYLCTELLKRVKQCCHINYIKQKSGLINYRDCKQLLAENNNIASIEARLNAILVSLPPLTCIILHSSVFLVIKEDLIRDDLIKKLCNVSKKYTNLYKVDTKIMEKRPFEFSALECVFSSTIEHLNAEMKLLSKDFADIKFTLKVTNYQDVLTNLHNLKEPTNILINKVNSFIKAFHEISENNADLKKMELTKCYFNPINGEEDNKESTNQDLQMLLEYFDQELHQIHDQVKHLYELMQNLENKLVSDLSLSRNNLIRMDIVISLINSGFGIGTLITGVFGMNLKIKLEEHEFAFIYVTGLVIFLCLITVVMSVYFFKCIRI
- a CDS encoding PUB domain-containing protein, putative; its protein translation is MDAENEVVKLLLRVGQKINKGPEQLKPFIKIIVEDNWLDSLESLKNLGEDEWNKLKIPIRLLEEIKKELGIRKEDDKSTEHCDRDLSNNVGKIGSSEKRVPRELGHQNGDDISNFNILNNQQGLSNLHKKLKKSAMDECGSSHQTLREDYEVTNQISERIGRSGWNNVDDKNVGKRKGGTGISVKVAENGEGIKSSFIKYDKDKLEKMIECNVTEIPKEDIFYLSYEDEKYGCRSYSEEKISTIKCINETEKLKNINIDDLKSIIPILCKIVKNILNNPNALNTRILKSNNDIMKRKILIYPEARNFLLSIGFVEVHVFYVMERVDTLLLLCIYESLQHIAKDSIKIDSPPKAAFDPFKSNIVCVDTLKKGKIKGDEQIDKLLREKKEQMEKLMNQTVDLNPKIYRFQPNAPKGGSNISSDSEKEERSEDLAFLIPNIKNMYKEQTFKSKTKLELEKISTRKVYSKAVLKILFPDSYVLEMSFSAGTLIREVNENIKKFLNPSVASKKWFIYETPGICKFDPKKRLSDCNLIPSALLRFKVDPVEDCEAQNSFLSDDSIAKYFVKS
- a CDS encoding small heat shock protein, putative, giving the protein MVMNDITKSDTHERKDEVTMDKGGMFNNFFECMNEQMKRIDRYHEDMSRMMNSMRTHYFSDELSKYFPSRRSLLDYDLGDARRNDLFFGKPQFLMDRFKNVPPMDVVDKDKEIEIKIDVPGLSKDNVQINLYNRNLEVSGDFKKTEETRDDEQRYYVKERSQTSFYRSFQLPENVCEDNIKATFKDGVLKIDIPKKDVLPEKKKKIEIQ